From a single Aulosira sp. FACHB-615 genomic region:
- the cas10 gene encoding type III-B CRISPR-associated protein Cas10/Cmr2 — MNDDSRIRIITALAWCLAWDKKNNLSQDELSSLHQMRQALQKGQDVPESTKTFIQQAQRLYNTFEDSTPQTLNELKEKEDYLKLWEDKRRIGLVYGGATKIKQYVFEAAKLPDIRGASALLDRINLVDLPAFFSEGQRSLSIEQWLDTNFPNLRKALIPELIIYSTGGSILVFCPAEFVNDLANAIEKRYTYETLTANSCAVGDTFKLLEFRFGLLQEKIEDTFWFDKYENNQDNLIIRAYFDQAEVNDPFERFQNRKNFNELVGKLANQFTQRRNGNKLPKKEPTDKERPSRCYPPIFETHPYVQRDESDRRSAIMKVELPNSSFLSEPLARKRLVGEIAKVDSSHGWYNNANLEWQPFDIWISKWVKKFEDFLDKDENQQLASRYYGNVHEEVEQARSLREIASASKPSGFVAYIYADGNNMGGYIRQKIKTPQDYRLFSEDIFKATEKSVYKALAEYLHPYQYTPDAKSSRTNKEPVWIHPFEIITIGGDDVLLVVPADKALEIAKTIGDEFEEYLGRTGRYSLEQTAPNLLAHRYNTGSIPPSKCLLSMSTGVLITAQDTPIYYADKLVSQLLKSAKKYAKDLKKKHKYYGGTVDFLVMKAVTMISSNIKEFREEGLIKNKDGESKLKLYASPYTLYELGGLLETVKAFKKAEFPRSQLYQIRSLLERGKRTAILNYRYFRIRLTNEVAKQELKDNFELAWCQPKDSSNHGNLSPWMSLQESNSQDAKEAKMTYETIWRELVDLYPFIAEETEPLTEQATTLEVS; from the coding sequence ATGAATGACGATTCTCGCATAAGGATAATTACTGCACTAGCCTGGTGTCTCGCTTGGGACAAAAAGAACAATCTTAGTCAGGATGAACTCAGTAGCCTGCACCAAATGCGACAGGCATTGCAAAAGGGGCAAGATGTGCCAGAAAGTACAAAAACTTTTATTCAACAGGCACAGCGCCTTTACAATACTTTTGAAGACTCTACTCCTCAAACACTTAATGAGTTAAAAGAAAAAGAGGATTACTTAAAACTTTGGGAAGACAAGAGACGCATCGGCTTGGTTTATGGTGGTGCGACTAAGATTAAACAGTATGTTTTTGAAGCTGCGAAATTACCTGATATTCGTGGTGCTTCAGCACTTCTGGACAGAATAAATTTGGTTGATTTACCTGCATTTTTTAGTGAGGGACAACGATCGCTATCTATTGAACAGTGGTTAGATACTAATTTTCCTAATTTAAGAAAAGCTTTAATTCCTGAGCTAATTATTTATTCTACAGGTGGTAGCATTCTGGTATTTTGTCCAGCAGAATTTGTTAATGATTTAGCGAATGCTATTGAAAAACGCTATACTTATGAAACTTTAACAGCTAATTCCTGTGCAGTTGGTGATACTTTTAAGCTATTAGAATTTCGGTTTGGTTTGTTGCAAGAAAAAATTGAAGATACTTTCTGGTTTGATAAGTACGAGAATAACCAAGACAATCTGATAATTCGGGCTTATTTTGATCAAGCAGAAGTTAACGATCCTTTTGAAAGGTTCCAAAATCGTAAGAATTTTAATGAACTGGTGGGAAAATTAGCAAACCAGTTCACACAAAGACGCAACGGTAATAAACTACCCAAAAAAGAACCAACAGACAAAGAACGTCCAAGTCGCTGCTATCCACCGATATTTGAAACTCATCCTTATGTGCAGAGAGATGAAAGCGATCGCCGTTCTGCAATTATGAAAGTAGAGTTACCAAATAGTAGTTTTTTGTCGGAACCTCTAGCGCGAAAACGCTTGGTAGGAGAGATTGCTAAAGTGGACAGTTCTCACGGTTGGTATAATAACGCCAACTTGGAATGGCAACCTTTTGATATTTGGATCTCAAAATGGGTGAAGAAGTTTGAGGACTTTCTTGATAAAGATGAGAACCAACAATTAGCCAGTCGATATTATGGTAATGTCCATGAAGAAGTAGAACAAGCACGTTCTCTTCGAGAAATTGCATCAGCCAGTAAACCATCAGGATTTGTGGCTTATATATATGCTGATGGTAATAATATGGGTGGTTATATCCGGCAGAAAATTAAAACTCCACAAGATTATCGGCTTTTTAGCGAAGATATTTTTAAGGCTACAGAAAAATCTGTTTACAAAGCATTAGCGGAATATTTGCATCCTTATCAATATACACCTGATGCTAAATCTAGTAGAACTAATAAAGAACCTGTTTGGATTCATCCTTTTGAAATTATTACTATTGGTGGTGATGATGTATTACTAGTTGTTCCTGCTGATAAAGCTTTAGAAATCGCTAAAACTATCGGTGATGAATTTGAAGAATATTTAGGGAGAACTGGACGATATTCATTAGAGCAAACAGCACCTAATTTATTAGCTCATCGCTATAACACAGGTAGTATACCACCTTCTAAATGTTTGTTGAGTATGTCAACTGGTGTATTGATTACAGCACAGGATACGCCAATTTATTATGCAGACAAATTAGTAAGTCAATTACTCAAATCGGCTAAAAAATATGCGAAAGATTTGAAGAAAAAACATAAATATTATGGTGGGACAGTAGATTTTTTAGTTATGAAAGCTGTAACGATGATTTCCTCAAATATTAAGGAGTTTCGAGAAGAAGGATTAATTAAAAATAAAGATGGAGAATCCAAATTAAAGCTATATGCCTCTCCCTATACTTTATATGAATTGGGAGGGTTATTAGAAACGGTTAAAGCATTTAAAAAAGCTGAATTTCCTCGTTCTCAACTATACCAAATCCGCAGTTTACTGGAACGAGGTAAGCGTACAGCTATCCTTAACTATCGTTATTTTCGGATTCGACTAACTAATGAAGTAGCTAAACAAGAATTGAAAGACAACTTTGAATTAGCTTGGTGTCAACCAAAAGATTCATCTAATCATGGAAATTTATCACCTTGGATGTCTTTACAAGAAAGTAATTCACAAGATGCAAAAGAAGCGAAAATGACATACGAAACTATTTGGCGGGAATTAGTAGATTTGTATCCCTTTATTGCTGAAGAAACAGAACCTCTTACCGAACAAGCAACTACACTAGAGGTAAGTTAA
- a CDS encoding RAMP superfamily CRISPR-associated protein, producing MIYLDCLSAVETDTFKLKAVIDTALCVGAGGSSGSLADKPIVRNAQGQLIIPGSQLKGRLRHECEKLARSLGWQIFSAPSATSLCPTEKEVETRFKNDYTIEGYRGYHCFVSKIFGDPILPSRVIVDDLICSFAAKDLPEVLRPGVTINRRRRTAEEKKLYLLETSPVNTQLSFAGEIHLLPNHPNYAKPLILAALHHIHALGGSKSAGLGWLHWEELPQISNDDAVWLSLLPKAES from the coding sequence ATGATTTATTTAGATTGCCTTTCTGCTGTTGAAACTGATACTTTTAAACTTAAAGCTGTAATTGATACTGCATTATGTGTGGGTGCAGGTGGTTCCTCTGGTTCATTGGCTGATAAACCTATAGTTCGTAATGCACAAGGACAACTTATCATACCCGGTTCGCAGCTTAAAGGAAGATTGCGTCATGAATGCGAAAAGCTGGCACGTAGTTTAGGATGGCAAATATTTTCTGCACCTTCAGCTACATCACTTTGTCCGACTGAAAAAGAGGTAGAAACTCGGTTTAAAAACGATTATACAATTGAAGGCTATCGAGGATATCACTGTTTTGTTTCTAAGATATTTGGCGATCCGATTTTACCTTCACGGGTGATTGTTGATGACTTAATTTGCTCTTTTGCGGCGAAAGATTTGCCAGAAGTTTTGCGTCCTGGTGTGACAATTAACCGCAGAAGACGCACCGCAGAGGAGAAAAAATTGTATTTGTTAGAAACTTCTCCAGTCAATACTCAATTAAGTTTTGCAGGAGAAATTCATCTGTTACCAAATCACCCAAATTATGCCAAACCCTTGATACTTGCAGCCTTACATCATATTCATGCCTTGGGTGGTAGCAAATCTGCGGGGTTAGGATGGTTGCATTGGGAAGAGTTACCGCAGATTTCTAACGATGATGCAGTTTGGTTAAGTTTATTACCAAAGGCGGAATCATGA